The following are from one region of the Alkalimarinus sediminis genome:
- a CDS encoding DeoR/GlpR family transcriptional regulator, with the protein MAQETRHNQIIELVAERGFVTIDDLAQHFQVTPQTIRRDINQLDQEKRLQRYHGGAGIPSSTLNTAYSDRKIQNLEEKVRIGEAIANKIPDHSSMFINIGTTTETIAKALLKHQGLTIITNNLHVASILSSKEDFNVIIAGGAVRSKDGGIMGEATVDFIEQFKVDFAIIGISGIDDDGELLDFDYQEVRVAQAIIKNARQVFLAADHSKFGRNAMIRLGNISQASHLFTGQTPPTNISDILLEHGVGLTVAQ; encoded by the coding sequence ATGGCCCAGGAAACCCGACATAATCAAATTATAGAACTTGTTGCGGAGCGTGGATTTGTCACTATCGACGACCTAGCGCAACACTTTCAAGTTACACCCCAAACAATAAGAAGAGATATCAATCAACTCGACCAAGAAAAGCGTCTTCAACGATATCATGGCGGGGCGGGCATACCTTCCAGCACTCTGAATACCGCATATAGTGATCGAAAGATTCAGAACTTAGAAGAAAAGGTACGCATCGGCGAAGCAATTGCAAACAAAATACCCGATCACTCTTCTATGTTTATTAACATCGGCACAACCACAGAAACGATTGCTAAAGCGCTTCTTAAACATCAGGGGCTGACAATCATCACCAACAACTTACACGTTGCCAGCATACTAAGCTCCAAAGAGGACTTTAACGTGATTATTGCTGGTGGAGCCGTACGAAGCAAAGACGGTGGCATTATGGGTGAGGCCACTGTAGATTTCATAGAGCAGTTCAAAGTTGACTTCGCCATTATAGGCATCAGCGGCATCGATGATGACGGTGAACTACTTGACTTCGACTACCAAGAAGTAAGGGTCGCCCAGGCAATTATTAAAAACGCCAGACAGGTTTTTCTCGCAGCAGACCACTCAAAATTTGGCAGAAACGCCATGATAAGATTGGGCAATATTAGTCAGGCTTCACATTTGTTCACAGGGCAAACGCCACCGACCAATATCTCAGATATTCTGCTAGAGCATGGCGTTGGACTAACAGTAGCGCAATAA